The Anaerobaca lacustris DNA window ACCAGCAACTCGATCAACGTGAAACCGGTCCGAACGCAACGCTTCGCACAAATCCTTTTTCGCATCATTTTCCGGCCTCCAAGTCTTGGCACACACTGACGCTTGGCATGAAAATGGCCGGCCCTCGACGGCCGGCCATGCTTTGTGTCGTAGTTCGCAGATCAATAGTCCTTGAACCTCCGCATCCAATCGGGCCAGTCGTCGGGCGAGACGCCACCGGCCTTCGTCCACGGCCCCCGGGTGTTGTACGCCTTATGCCACTGCAACGTCCAGACCTCTTTGAGGCCCACCCTGCGGACCGACCAATCCATGAAGGCCACGTTCAGGAATCCCTGATGCCGGTTGATGGCACAGCGGGCGGTGTTATTGCCGCTCCAGGCGGCGAACTCGTTGGCGGCCGGGGCATCGGTGTGCAACGGCCAGAGGTCGAAACGCAGCGCCTCGATGAACCACGGGACATTGGCGGCGCCCTTCTCTCCTGCGGTCTTCCACCCATTCGAGACGGCCACGCCGCCCTCATACACGGTACCACCACCCGCGGGGATCAGGCAATAGCCGTTGATCCCATAGCTGCCCGCCACGCCGTTGGGACCGAGCTGGGCTCCTGTGAAGATGCCCCAAGCGTTGAAGATGTTGAAGTCGGGGGCCTGAACGCCATACTCATCGACGAGTGGCTTGGTCGCCGTCGGGCACATCCAGAGCTTGTTGGACTTCCAGTCCTTGTACTGCTCCTCCAAGTGATAGATCCACCAGTAGGCGTTGGCATCGTTGCCGGGCCAGAACTTGCCGTCGTTGCTCTCGGTCCGCATAGCCGCAATCAGGTTCCACTGCTTCAGATTGCCCATGCAGGAAATCATACGACCCTGCTCTCTGACGCGTCTTAAGGCCGGCATCAGGATCGACATCAAGACGGCAATGATCGCGATCACGACCAGCAGTTCGATCAGGGTAAAACCACGTCGCTTGGACATAACGAAGACTCCTTCACCCACACAAATTTCAGGAACACCCCTATACCCACATCCAATGATGCACTCAATCAGCGGCCTGTTCCACTGATTTCAGCCCTTTTGCATGGAGAAAACACATCGACGCACACCGATGCTATTATAGCCAAAGAAGCTTGCCCATGCAAACCAAAACCCAACAATCACCCTAACTTCCTATTGTAACACACCTTGCGTATGTTCCACCCCGACCAACGTCCGGATAAACCCGAACAATTCCATCCGCACAGACGTACACTCACTCCTTCTCTGCGGATTCTCGGGTTTGAGAACCGTCGCTCAGCGGTCCGACCTGTGAAGGCGATGCCGGTTCGCCAGTTCGACGTACTGGCCGGGCGGGAGTTCCTCGGGGCGGGCGGTGGGG harbors:
- a CDS encoding type II secretion system protein, whose amino-acid sequence is MSKRRGFTLIELLVVIAIIAVLMSILMPALRRVREQGRMISCMGNLKQWNLIAAMRTESNDGKFWPGNDANAYWWIYHLEEQYKDWKSNKLWMCPTATKPLVDEYGVQAPDFNIFNAWGIFTGAQLGPNGVAGSYGINGYCLIPAGGGTVYEGGVAVSNGWKTAGEKGAANVPWFIEALRFDLWPLHTDAPAANEFAAWSGNNTARCAINRHQGFLNVAFMDWSVRRVGLKEVWTLQWHKAYNTRGPWTKAGGVSPDDWPDWMRRFKDY